In Pseudomonadota bacterium, the sequence GCCATCCCGGGAAGCGCCGAGTATGTTCAGCTGGCCCTGACCCTGACCATGATGGTCGGCCTGATTCAGCTGGGCATGGGGCTCGCCCGCCTGGGTGGCCTGGTGAATTTCATTTCGCACTCGGTCGTGGTCGGTTTTACCGCCGGCGCGGCCATCCTGATCGCCGCAAGTCAGCTGAAGCATTTTTTCGGGATCAGCCTGCCCAGAGGCGGTCATCTGTACCACACCCTGGCCGGGGTCATCAGCCATTGGCGCGACTTCAATCCTTACGTCATCGCGGTCGGACTGGTCACAATGCTTTCCGGCCTGCTCCTCCGCCGTTTCCTGCCGAAGATCCCCTACATGATTTTCTCCATGCTGACCGGTTGCGCTGCCGCCTACGGATTTTCCAGGTTCGGCGGCCCGGCGGCCGCCGATATCCAGGTGGTTGGGGCCCTGCCTGCCGCTCTGCCGCCCCTGTCGACTCCCCATTTCTCCCTGGAGAGTATCCGGATCCTGGCCCCGGCCGCCCTGGCCACGACCCTCTTCGCCCTCACCGAAGCGGTGTCCATTGCCCGATCCCTCGCGGTCAAGGCCGGACAACATCTTGACGGCAACCAGGAATTCATCGGCCAGGGGCTTTCCAATATCGCCGGCAGTTTTTTTTCCGGCTATGTCGCAACCGGTTCCTTCAATCGCAGCGGTCTCAACTACCAGGCCGGGGCCAAAACTCCGCTGGCCGCCATTTTCGCCGGCAGCCTGCTGATCTTCGTGGTCCTCTTCGTCGCCCCCTGGGCGGCCTACCTGCCCAATGCCGCAATGGCCGGCATTTTATTCCTGGTGGCCTGGGGCCTCATTGATTTTGCCCGGATCAAGCGGATCCTGCAAACCAGCCGCCAGGAGAGCATTATTCTGGCAACCACCTTTCTGGCCACCCTTTTTCTGGAACTTGAGTTCGCGATCTTTCTCGGGGTGCTTTTGTCCCTGGTGATCTACCTGAACCGGACTTCGCACCCCAGGGTCCTGGCTCGGGTCCCGGACCCCCACCACCCGATGCGCTCTTTTACCAGCGCCCCGGGCCAGGTGGAATGCCCCCAGCTCAAGATCGTCCGGATCGACGGTTCGCTGTTTTTCGGGGCCATCGAGCATGTTGACCGGGAACTGAGAAATATGCGCACCCGCAACCCGCAACAGAAACACCTGCTGCTCGTTTTTTCCGGGATCAATTTTATCGATATGGCCGGGGCTGATTTTCTTGCCGATCTGGCCGGAGAGGAAATAGAGGGGGGCGGACATCTGTATCTTTACGACATCAAGAAACCGGTCTGCGAAGAAATCCAGCAGGAGGGTTACCTTGACCTGATCGGCGCGGAGAACATCTTCGAGTCAAAAGATGAGGCGATTGCCGAAATATTCACCCGTCTGGACGGTAGTATCTGCGCCCGCTGCCGGGCCCGGATATTCCTGGAGTGCATGACCCTGACGCCGCCCGTCGCTGATCAAGCCTCAGCATAAGGCGAACGCCTTGGCAAAGGAAAAAATTCTCCCTGTTGACTCAATCGGGGGAAGGTTGGTTGCTGATCACCAGGGTACGGTTCAGTTCCGTTGTCTGATCCTGCATGGTCTCGCCGCAGAGGGATTTCACCTCGATTGAAACCGGACCCCGGAAATGCCCGAGACCGAAATGAACAGTCAGGGAATCCTGGCTGCCGGTGCCCCGCCCGGCGGTGATCTCCCGCACCTGACGCTGCCGGTCGAAACGGGCCGTCACCTTGCTGCCCACTCCGAAACGATTGCAATTCCGGTCATCCACCCTGACCTTGAGCCAGTTGTTGGGGCCTCCCTCATTATGGAGGAGGCGCACCCCTTCGGAACCGGCAACCAGCAGGTCGGGAAAGCCGTCGCCGTCGAAATCGGCCGTTGCCGCCCCCCAGCCGTTCGTCACTCCGGCCCCGGAAAGCCAGGTCCGGTCGGTGAATCCGCCACTCCCGTCGTTCAGGTAAAGATGGGAGGCACGATTCGGGTAAATGGAAGTCACGTAGAGATCGAGGTCCCCGTCAAGATCGACATCAAACAGCAGGGGGTCGGAATTCGTCTCGTCGAAGGAGAT encodes:
- a CDS encoding SulP family inorganic anion transporter, giving the protein MKPGTISINFSRWRATFLPFLAWWPRVNQATFRDDLLAGITGAIVALPQGVAFATIAGMPPEYGLYAGMVPAVVAALFGSSWHLVSGPTTAASIVLFSALSNYAIPGSAEYVQLALTLTMMVGLIQLGMGLARLGGLVNFISHSVVVGFTAGAAILIAASQLKHFFGISLPRGGHLYHTLAGVISHWRDFNPYVIAVGLVTMLSGLLLRRFLPKIPYMIFSMLTGCAAAYGFSRFGGPAAADIQVVGALPAALPPLSTPHFSLESIRILAPAALATTLFALTEAVSIARSLAVKAGQHLDGNQEFIGQGLSNIAGSFFSGYVATGSFNRSGLNYQAGAKTPLAAIFAGSLLIFVVLFVAPWAAYLPNAAMAGILFLVAWGLIDFARIKRILQTSRQESIILATTFLATLFLELEFAIFLGVLLSLVIYLNRTSHPRVLARVPDPHHPMRSFTSAPGQVECPQLKIVRIDGSLFFGAIEHVDRELRNMRTRNPQQKHLLLVFSGINFIDMAGADFLADLAGEEIEGGGHLYLYDIKKPVCEEIQQEGYLDLIGAENIFESKDEAIAEIFTRLDGSICARCRARIFLECMTLTPPVADQASA